Proteins from a genomic interval of Aspergillus flavus chromosome 7, complete sequence:
- a CDS encoding polyketide synthase module — MDWCAKVFQDSPHDVAVVGMGCRLPGNNNTPEELWRSILQKVDASSEIPRMRWEPYQQNAQNARSIGKVPRRGYFVKNLENFDAGFFNISPKEAEQMDPQQRLVLEVTWEALENAGIPLSSLSGSDAAVFMGVNSDDYGKLLLEDLPHVEPWMGIGTAYCGVANRISYHLNLMGPSTAVDAACASSLVAIHLGRQAILSGESKVAIVGGVNAIFGPGLTSVLDKAGALSSDGRCHSFDDAASGYGRGEGAAVVILKNMAEAVKDGDHILATLKGTAVAQDGRTNGIMAPNQKAQELVARKALDVARVDASTIDYVEAHATSTPVGDPTEVSAISAVYGKGRSPDKPCYIGSVKPNVGHLEAGAGAVGFIKAVMSVQKGILPPQANLKTLNTRVNWSEGVQVVQDIEDWPSSGYPRRAGVCSYGYGGTVSHAIIEKYIQTGPAIYSKEQWPKGTQVLLLSSPQRRSLETQAATQAEWMSTVGKQNDLRCVAATLGTRRSHHKYRAAFVVESHDDAAEKLNAFACQTPTKWTTSGGKPEGDDRPVVWVFSGHGAQWTDMAKDLLQYRVFRDVIESVDILVQKEMGFSAIQAMEMGVLNGSDQVQVLTYLMQIGLSEVLRSLGVSCGAVIGHSVGEIAASVAAGCITPAEGTLIVTRRAKLYRRFMGAGGMALVCAPLEQITIEISTQNVNNLVVAINSSPSSCVVSGPKEEIEAFALNLNNKGIKTIHVDTDIAFHHPMLGELMEPLAEALVGYVSPSQSKVAIYSTSASDPRSTMDRGIRYWLDNMVNPVQLTSAISAAAEDGMRLFLEVSSHRIVSHSIEETLLDIGVGDFTVTNTMLRDTPAERTILYSMAQLHCQGAKIDWNQHMQGAWAPNVPTTTWNHRPICKQVNARSEHTTRMHDVDKHNLLGHRTIIAGDNTVIYETRIDEQTKPFPGNHPVHGCEIIPAAVLMNTFLQGTGAQVLYNFSLRVPVATSEPREVQFVVQSNQSRLCSRLVEGSRTEGDSGWLTHTTSYWAVEQDEQPTTQNIDIEAVKSRINNKLEDSFSIDYLASVGVSAMGFPWVVTEHHGDLDEMVARVDVSPNNDSGEIPWDKGSWAPILDSATSVASTLFFDNPCLRMPAHVKEVKILVEQPPPKIAWLYVKKATGSDYAAHVSICNEGGTVLLHVNSMRFSEIGGAPEDTGSLEGLVHQLAWPPATYSESPLAISHIILISRDEGLANEYAASIDRETQTVSILTIPEELAKIAESEDILHQKDTIVTYIPGCVSNPDDISSASREYAFDLVNIMKYISSSSLSVRVFVLTQRVIKADTATSLAQAPLHGLSRIISSEVPDNWGALIDLEIPVLPLAIMKYVRNADIVRISDGIPRVARLRPLPRTKALPPSGQDSLLPCPSGTYLITGGLGDLGLATADFLVQKGARRIILVSRRALPRRKNWAALVHSASPLAPIIKKILSMESRGATIQAIAIDISSHDAASQLSSRIDDLCFPPIRGVVHAAGVLHNEHVLSVTPDSFERVLAPKIAGSLTLNMLFPPKTVDFMVLFSSCGQFFGFPGQASYASGNAFLDALATYRRSQGDNTIAMQWTSWREIGMAAGSEFVRAELATKGITDISQEEAFQAWMHVSKYDVDHAVVLRSRALEKHEPLPSPLLVDIAIHKISSILTPPPTPPLSASSDLLPLPRNPADRFDSLSRQVRECVANVLQMETDEVASQEPLSNMGMDSVMTVHLRGRLQKSLGVLVPPNLTWSHPSIDHIVKWLMEKTNDKE; from the coding sequence ATGGATTGGTGTGCTAAAGTCTTTCAGGATAGTCCACACGATGTCGCGGTGGTGGGTATGGGATGTCGTCTACCCGGGAACAATAACACCCCTGAAGAATTGTGGCGGTCAATCCTCCAAAAAGTCGACGCCTCAAGTGAGATACCTAGAATGCGGTGGGAGCCATACCAGCAGAACGCACAGAACGCAAGGAGTATCGGTAAAGTGCCCCGTCGGGGCTATTTCGTGAAGAATTTAGAAAATTTTGACGCAggcttttttaatatttcgCCCAAGGAGGCGGAGCAGATGGATCCCCAACAGCGCCTTGTATTAGAAGTGACGTGGGAAGCGTTAGAGAATGCAGGTATTCCTTTGAGTAGCCTGTCCGGGTCCGACGCTGCTGTCTTCATGGGCGTGAATTCTGATGATTATGGAAAGCTGCTCCTCGAAGACTTGCCCCACGTGGAGCCATGGATGGGGATAGGAACCGCTTATTGTGGCGTTGCCAACCGAATATCTTACCATTTGAACCTGATGGGTCCAAGTACTGCAGTAGATGCTGCTTGCGCATCTTCACTGGTCGCCATTCATTTGGGAAGACAGGCAATCCTGAGTGGGGAGTCCAAGGTCGCCATTGTAGGAGGAGTAAACGCGATTTTTGGCCCAGGTTTAACGAGTGTACTTGATAAAGCCGGTGCTTTATCATCCGATGGCCGTTGCCACTCGTTTGATGACGCAGCCAGCGGTTACGGTCGTGGTGAAGGAGCCGCAGTGGTTATTCTGAAAAACATGGCAGAAGCAGTCAAGGACGGTGACCACATCCTAGCTACCCTGAAAGGGACAGCAGTTGCTCAGGATGGGCGCACAAATGGAATCATGGCCCCAAATCAGAAGGCGCAAGAGCTGGTAGCGAGGAAGGCACTAGACGTAGCTCGAGTTGACGCGTCAACCATCGATTACGTGGAGGCCCATGCGACTTCGACACCAGTTGGAGATCCAACAGAAGTCTCCGCCATCTCGGCTGTTTATGGAAAGGGTAGAAGTCCGGATAAGCCATGTTACATTGGTTCAGTGAAGCCAAACGTTGGGCATCTTGAAGCAGGCGCAGGCGCTGTTGGCTTCATTAAGGCGGTCATGTCTGTACAGAAAGGCATCCTACCCCCTCAAGCCAATCTAAAGACACTAAACACCCGAGTGAACTGGAGCGAGGGGGTACAGGTTGTACAAGATATTGAAGACTGGCCTAGCTCGGGATATCCACGCCGTGCTGGCGTATGTTCCTATGGATACGGAGGTACGGTCTCTCACGCAATCATTGAGAAGTACATCCAAACAGGTCCAGCCATTTACTCAAAGGAACAATGGCCGAAGGGAACAcaggttcttcttctttcatcaCCGCAGAGAAGGTCACTTGAAACCCAGGCAGCCACACAAGCAGAGTGGATGTCCACCGTTGGAAAGCAAAATGATCTAAGGTGTGTGGCAGCCACCTTGGGAACACGTCGAAGCCACCATAAGTACCGGGCAGCGTTTGTCGTCGAAAGCCATGATGATGCAGCTGAGAAGCTGAATGCGTTTGCCTGCCAGACGCCTACAAAGTGGACCACGTCTGGTGGAAAACCAGAAGGTGATGACCGGCCTGTGGTGTGGGTGTTCTCAGGCCACGGCGCCCAATGGACTGATATGGCCAAGGACCTCCTTCAATATCGAGTCTTTCGGGATGTTATTGAATCAGTCGATATACTTGTACAGAAAGAGATGGGCTTCTCAGCCATTCAGGCCATGGAGATGGGAGTACTCAATGGCTCGGACCAAGTCCAAGTTTTGACCTACCTCATGCAAATAGGGCTGAGTGAGGTGCTGCGTTCCCTAGGTGTGAGTTGCGGTGCAGTCATAGGTCACTCGGTTGGTGAGATTGCAGCGTCAGTCGCTGCAGGGTGCATTACTCCAGCTGAAGGCACCCTCATTGTCACTCGGCGTGCGAAGCTCTACCGTCGTTTCATGGGAGCTGGCGGCATGGCTTTAGTTTGTGCCCCCCTTGAACAAATTACAATTGAGATCAGCACCCAGAATGTTAATAACCTTGTGGTGGCAATCAACTCGTCTCCATCTTCGTGCGTTGTCTCAGGACCAAAGGAAGAGATCGAGGCTTTCGCTCTGAATCTGAACAACAAAGGCATCAAAACAATCCACGTAGACACCGATATTGCGTTTCATCATCCAATGCTAGGTGAGCTTATGGAGCCTCTAGCAGAAGCCCTAGTTGGCTATGTTTCTCCCTCGCAGTCAAAGGTAGCAATCTATTCTACCTCAGCAAGTGATCCGCGCAGCACCATGGATCGCGGTATCCGCTATTGGTTGGATAATATGGTCAATCCAGTGCAGCTAACTTCAGCTATATCTGCGGCCGCAGAGGATGGTATGAGACTCTTCTTGGAGGTTTCCTCACACCGTATAGTCTCCCATTCAATTGAGGAGACCTTGCTCGATATTGGCGTTGGGGACTTTACCGTTACCAACACTATGTTGCGTGACACACCAGCTGAGAGAACCATCCTTTATAGCATGGCTCAACTTCATTGCCAAGGGGCTAAGATCGACTGGAATCAGCATATGCAAGGTGCCTGGGCCCCTAATGTACCTACAACGACCTGGAACCACCGGCCAATATGCAAGCAGGTCAATGCACGATCTGAACACACTACCAGAATGCATGACGTCGACAAACATAATTTGCTCGGCCATAGAACTATCATCGCGGGTGATAACACGGTCATCTACGAAACCAGGATTGACGAACAGACAAAGCCCTTTCCAGGCAACCATCCCGTGCATGGCTGTGAGATTATCCCGGCCGCAGTCCTGATGAACACCTTTCTTCAAGGGACTGGGGCTCAAGTGCTGTATAACTTTAGTTTGCGTGTGCCTGTTGCTACCAGTGAGCCCCGTGAGGTTCAATTTGTTGTCCAATCGAATCAGTCTCGGCTATGCTCCCGCCTTGTCGAAGGCAGCCGCACCGAAGGCGACAGTGGCTGGCTAACACATACTACCAGCTACTGGGCTGTAGAACAGGATGAACAACCGACCACCCAGAACATTGACATCGAAGCAGTCAAATCCCGTATCAACAACAAGTTAGAAGATAGCTTCAGCATCGACTACCTTGCTTCTGTCGGGGTCTCAGCCATGGGCTTCCCATGGGTCGTCACTGAGCATCACGGCGATTTGGACGAGATGGTCGCCCGGGTCGATGTGAGCCCCAACAATGACAGTGGCGAGATACCCTGGGATAAAGGTTCATGGGCACCAATTTTAGACTCAGCAACATCAGTGGCTTCAACACTATTCTTCGACAACCCCTGCCTTCGAATGCCTGCCCACGTCAAGGAGGTCAAAATCCTAGTCGAACAGCCACCTCCTAAGATAGCCTGGTTGTATGTCAAGAAAGCCACAGGCAGCGATTATGCGGCACATGTCAGCATCTGCAACGAGGGCGGGACTGTCCTGCTTCATGTAAACTCGATGAGATTTTCTGAAATTGGCGGCGCGCCCGAAGACACAGGCAGCCTGGAAGGCCTTGTGCATCAGTTGGCGTGGCCGCCAGCCACTTATAGCGAGAGCCCCCTGGCGATCAGCCATATTATTCTCATCTCAAGAGACGAGGGTCTGGCTAATGAGTATGCAGCTTCTATAGATCGGGAAACACAAACAGTCAGCATTTTAACCATTCCAGAAGAGCTGGCCAAAATTGCAGAGAGTGAAGACATCTTGCATCAGAAGGACACGATAGTTACCTATATCCCAGGGTGTGTATCCAATCCCGATGACATCTCTTCTGCCTCTCGGGAATATGCCTTTGATCTTGTGAATATCATGAAATatatctcctcttcctcactttcAGTCAGGGTCTTTGTACTCACGCAACGTGTGATAAAGGCCGACACCGCCACCTCATTAGCCCAGGCGCCTTTGCACGGGCTCTCACGCATCATTTCATCAGAGGTACCCGACAATTGGGGGGCCTTAATTGATTTGGAGATACCAGTACTCCCATTGGCAATTATGAAGTATGTTCGGAACGCGGACATCGTCCGGATCTCGGACGGTATTCCACGTGTTGCACGTCTACGTCCATTACCACGCACCAAAGCACTGCCACCTTCAGGACAAGATTcgcttcttccttgtccttctggGACCTATTTGATCACTGGCGGCCTGGGAGACTTAGGCCTAGCAACAGCAGACTTCCTCGTCCAGAAGGGAGCACGCCGAATCATTCTAGTCTCTCGTCGTGCACTCCCCCGCCGCAAGAACTGGGCCGCTCTTGTCCACTCAGCCTCCCCGTTGGCACCGATAATCAAAAAGATCCTTTCAATGGAGTCTCGCGGAGCCACTATTCAGGCAATTGCCATCGACATATCTTCTCATGACGCAGCCTCGCAACTATCCAGTCGCATCGATGACCTGTGCTTCCCTCCCATTCGGGGAGTCGTCCATGCGGCCGGGGTTCTACACAATGAGCATGTCCTGTCTGTCACTCCAGATTCCTTTGAACGTGTCCTCGCACCAAAGATTGCAGGTTCGCTCACCTTGAACATGCTCTTCCCGCCGAAAACAGTAGATTTCATGGTTCTATTCTCCTCATGTGGCCAATTCTTTGGTTTCCCTGGGCAAGCGTCGTATGCATCCGGCAATGCATTTCTCGATGCTCTTGCAACTTATCGTCGCTCTCAGGGAGATAACACTATCGCCATGCAGTGGACGAGCTGGCGCGAAATAGGCATGGCGGCCGGCTCTGAGTTCGTTAGGGCAGAGCTGGCCACCAAGGGAATTACAGACATTTCACAGGAAGAGGCATTCCAGGCTTGGATGCACGTCTCCAAATACGACGTTGATCACGCTGTGGTACTCCGGAGCCGTGCATTGGAGAAACACGAACCACTTCCCAGTCCGCTACTCGTCGACATTGCTATACATAAGATCTCCTCAATCCTCacacctccaccaacccccCCGTTGAGTGCTTCCAGCGATTTACTTCCTCTGCCTCGAAACCCTGCAGACCGGTTCGATTCTCTTAGTAGGCAAGTACGAGAATGTGTCGCGAACGTGCTGCAGATGGAGACCGACGAGGTGGCCAGCCAAGAGCCACTGAGCAATATGGGGATGGACAGCGTGATGACCGTCCATTTACGTGGGCGATTGCAAAAGAGTCTGGGGGTGTTAGTCCCGCCGAACCTTACCTGGAGTCATCCATCGATAGACCACATCGTGAAGTGGTTAATGGAGAAAACCAATGATAAAGAGTAA
- a CDS encoding cytochrome P450 monooxygenase (cytochrome P450, putative), translating into MLILLGLLCLYTGLYVARTYWRLRHFPGPLVARFTDLGRLWWVKTSRSHHHHMGLHSRYGQYVRLGPNMISISDPDAIPLVYPIRPGVPKSDFYRSMMPYTRKGRSLPLVFNTRDEDLHKRLKTPIAHLYSLSNILTFEAFVDQVLEILFRQFEERFVPDQAPFNLGNWLQYFAFDVMGTMSFSRRYGFLEKGRDDTGLLSAIWAFMKAAAPVTQMPWVDLVWNKNPFIALFRATPAQPILNVVLSRINDRRNELYSTTSTPEKVNERDFLSRFMHIQSNSDTIPPWAVTAWSFSNVIAGSDTTAVAMKTLWYNLLLHPATMHRLRKELVQAQQQSKLSHPFPAWNEISGLPYLNACVNEALRIHPPFCLPFERIVPAEGMTIGDHFFPGGTVIGMNPWVINRHRPTFGEDADAWRPERWLEDPARTRQMENTLLSFGAGRRVCLGKNIALLELKKLTSALVLHYELEIVNPEKFQSQNFFFFKQEGLYAAVKRRSAGSPELYPDDAVPH; encoded by the exons ATGTTAATACTTCTCGGATTACTATGCCTCTACACTGGCCTCTATGTGGCCCGGACGTATTGGAGATTAAGGCACTTTCCCGGCCCGCTCGTAGCGCGGTTTACGGATCTAGGAAGGCTTTGGTGGGTCAAAACCTCTCGCtcgcaccaccaccatatGGGTTTACACAGTCGCTATGGCCAATATGTTCGGCTAGGGCCTAATATGATATCTATCTCGGACCCCGATGCCATTCCGCTGGTATATCCGATTCGCCCGGGGGTTCCAAAG AGTGATTTTTATCGGTCAATGATGCCATACACCAGGAAAGGCCGTTCATTGCCGCTTGTATTCAATACGCGGGATGAAGACCTTCATAAAAGACTCAAGACTCCGATTGCACACCTGTACTCCTTGTCTAATATCCTGACGTTCGAGGCGTTTGTCGATCAGGTTCTTGAGATCTTGTTTCGCCAATTTGAGGAGCGATTTGTTCCCGATCAGGCGCCCTTCAACCTCGGAAACTGGCTGCAGTATTTTGCATTTGACGTGATGGGGACTATGTCCTTCTCTCGGCGTTATGGTTTCCTAGAGAAGGGGCGAGACGACACGGGTCTCCTTTCCGCTATCTGGGCCTTTATGAAGGCTGCTGCACCG GTCACGCAGATGCCATGGGTTGACTTGGTGTGGAATAAGAACCCCTTCATCGCTCTATTTCGGGCTACACCAGCACAGCCGATCTTGAACGTTGTGCTGTCAAGGATCAACGACCGACGAAATGAGCTCTACAGTACTACGAGTACTCCGGAGAAGGTAAATGAAAGGGACTTTCTGTCCCGGTTTATGCACATCCAGTCGAACAGCGACACTATTCCACCATG GGCTGTGACAGCGTGGTCATTCTCTAACGTGATAGCGGGCTCTGACACGACCGCTGTGGCTATGAAAACACTGTGGTATAACTTACTCTTGCATCCAGCGACCATGCATCGCCTGCGCAAGGAGCTTGTCCAAGCCCAGCAGCAGTCGAAGCTGTCTCATCCGTTCCCGGCATGGAACGAGATTTCCGGATTACCGTACCTCAATGCTTGTGTCAATGAAGCGCTCCGGATACATCCACCATTCTGCCTTCCCTTCGAACGAATCGTTCCCGCAGAAGGGATGACTATTGGCGATCATTTCTTCCCCGGTGGGACAGTGATTGGTATGAACCCTTGGGTAATCAACCGCCATCGGCCAACTTTCGGCGAAGACGCGGACGCCTGGAGACCTGAAAGATGGCTCGAGGATCCAGCTCGCACGCGGCAAATGGAGAACACTCTTCTAAGC TTTGGCGCTGGGAGGCGAGTGTGCCTTGGGAAAAACATTGCGCTGTtagagctgaagaagctcacCTCCGCTCTTGTGCTTCATTACGAG TTGGAGATCGTAAATCCTGAGAAGTTCCAGTCCcagaatttctttttcttcaagcAAGAAGGGTTATACGCGGCGGTCAAGAGACGGTCAGCAGGTTCGCCAGAGCTTTACCCGGATGATGCCGTTCCTCATTGA
- a CDS encoding 3',5'-bisphosphate nucleotidase (myo-inositol-1-monophosphatase) — protein sequence MEPTHPYVKELEIACLTVQRATLLTKKVLDAVDKGALDKSDSSPVTIADFAAQALIIAAIHRAFPDDDIVGEEDSKALRGNEALLERTWELVSSIHLDDETSEALLYSPKNKEEMLDLIDLGARGTCSRENRSWVLDPVDGTATFINGQQYAVCLALVENGVQKLGVLGSPNLNLETGRMHEDIVDRDGYGYQLFAVAGHGAFMRKMGTGTLLPATRINAKPQITDPKDLDFVDCVAATSSDIVAHERLASHLGAPWPHTTDLWAAQLRYVAIAVGGCNTLIKIPRNASYRSKMWDHAGGMLIVQELGCIVSDLAGNPVDCGLGRTLASCYGMIVAPASIHGQLVEAVKQIM from the coding sequence ATGGAGCCAACGCATCCTTACGTGAAGGAGCTCGAAATTGCTTGTCTAACGGTGCAAAGAGCTACTCTTTTGACGAAGAAGGTGCTCGACGCGGTCGACAAAGGGGCTTTGGACAAAAGTGACTCGAGCCCCGTGACCATTGCTGACTTTGCTGCCCAAGCATTGATCATTGCGGCAATTCATCGGGCCTTCCCGGACGATGACattgtgggagaagaagactcCAAGGCTCTTCGGGGGAATGAGGCCTTGCTTGAGCGTACGTGGGAACTCGTCTCCTCCATTCATCTTGACGATGAGACGAGCGAGGCGCTCCTTTACTccccgaagaacaaggagGAGATGCTCGACTTAATTGACTTGGGCGCCCGCGGCACCTGTAGCCGAGAGAACCGCTCGTGGGTTTTGGACCCGGTGGATGGCACCGCAACGTTCATCAATGGCCAGCAGTATGCGGTTTGCTTGGCACTCGTAGAGAACGGGGTCCAGAAGCTCGGCGTCTTGGGGAGTCCGAATCTCAACCTGGAAACGGGCCGCATGCACGAGGATATAGTGGACCGAGATGGGTATGGATATCAACTCTTCGCCGTTGCCGGTCACGGTGCATTCATGCGGAAGATGGGGACCGGGACCCTCCTGCCTGCTACTCGCATTAATGCCAAGCCTCAGATCACCGACCCTAAGGATCTTGACTTCGTGGATTGCGTCGCGGCCACTTCCTCAGACATTGTGGCGCATGAACGCCTTGCGTCCCACCTGGGTGCGCCGTGGCCACACACGACGGATCTCTGGGCGGCCCAACTGCGATATGTCGCCATTGCGGTCGGTGGCTGCAATACCTTGATCAAGATCCCACGCAACGCGTCCTATCGATCAAAGATGTGGGATCATGCAGGGGGCATGTTGATCGTGCAGGAGCTAGGCTGTATCGTCAGTGACCTTGCCGGCAATCCGGTGGACTGCGGTCTGGGCAGGACCCTGGCCAGTTGTTACGGAATGATAGTGGCGCCGGCCTCCATCCATGGACAGCTGGTTGAAGCCGTCAAGCAGATTATGTAG
- a CDS encoding uncharacterized protein (fungal protein of unknown function-domain containing protein), whose amino-acid sequence MASYNPFSRQESHGSYSLGSYRLLVPLSWLLVVVVGIYYTIHAPADVKHGHGIFNQANHHITPFSQSTTVTGIYWILLLLSQLSYVYHLFHKDASIVTATANVGAHFILNNLFIFAWILLWTRGHFWGSEIILIAHLINQHTAYWRHRALPPLVHLSAIAGPFAWTLMALFWNGAVAVHSSSLPARIVANIFIWVIFLIGTTHITVRQDDLLGYCLSFLFLGLALKQIAVKTIALQWIFAFVIFAVFLAESLYITGTKYTGRDVLLRRLTHPETADREREPLLNEQSGAAA is encoded by the exons ATGGCTTCGT ATAATCCATTTTCCCGACAAGAGTCGCACGGATCCTATTCCCTGGGGTCTTACCGTTTGCTGGTGCCTTTGTCGTGGTtattggtggtggtggtcgggATCTACTACACCATCCATGCCCCCGCCGATGTCAAACATGGCCATGGCATCTTCAACCAGGCCAACCACCATATAACGCCTTTTAGTCAGAGCACAACGGTTACTGGGATTTACTG gatccttctcctcctctcccaacTCAGCTATGTTTACCATCTTTTCCATAAAGATGCCTCGATCGTGACGGCGACCGCCAATGTGGGTGCGCATTTTATTCTCAACAACCTGTTCATCTTCGCCTGGATCCTCCTCTGGACTCGGGGCCACTTCTGGGGTTCCGAGATTATCCTGATCGCCCATTTGATCAACCAGCATACGGCTTACTGGAGACACCGTGCGCTGCCCCCGCTGGTACACCTATCTGCAATCGCGGGGCCCTTTGCCTGGACGTTGATGGCGCTGTTCTGGAACGGTGCCGTTGCCGTGCATAGTAGCTCGCTGCCGGCGCGGATCGTCgccaatatcttcatctggGTGATCTTCCTCATCGGGACTACCCATATTACCGTGAGACAGGACGATCTATTAGGCTACTGCCTGAGTTTCTTGTTTCTCG GATTGGCACTGAAGCAAATTGCCGTCAAAACGATCGCCTTGCAGTGGATTTTTGCCTTTGTAATCTTCGCGGTCTTCCTGGCAGAGTCACTCTACATCACTGGCACTAAATATACCGGTCGCGATGTTTTGCTCCGCAGACTCACCCACCCCGAAACGGCGGATCGGGAGCGAGAACCGCTGCTCAACGAGCAGTCAGGAGCGGCGGCCTGA